The Dehalococcoides mccartyi CG5 genome contains the following window.
CTTTGTTTATCCGCTCACTCTTGGCTGCGGAAACTACACTCTGGTAGTTTGCTATAACACAGGCGGTAGATTCAAACAAGGTATCTATTATTTTCAGGTTATGGCGGGCAATAGTGCCGCCGGTCTCGGTATTTTCCACCAGCATATCGGCATCTTCAGGCAGAAAGGCCTCAGTTGCTCCCCATGTAGGAACAATGCGGTAATGCCCCAAATGGTTGCTTCTGGCATAAAAGTCAGAAATATTGGTATATTCGGAGGCTATCCGCATTTCACGGTTGCCGCAGTAGTTTTTCAGTTCCTCCAAATTGGCAACCGGTACATCATTGTGTACTACCGCTACCAGTTTCACCCAGCCGTATTTCAGGTCCAGCAGTTCTTTGACCGGGCTGGTCGGGAATTGGTAGAGATGGTCGGTCAGCCAGTCACGCCCGGTAATAGCCAGATCAAAATTGCCGTTGGCTACCTGTATAGGCATATCCTGCGGACGGATTACTTTTACCGCAATGCCGTTTATGCCGAAAGCAGGCCGATGGTTGCCGCTGGCGGAAGGGTAATCTTCAATAGATATCCCGGCGGCATCCAGTATCTTACGGACATGGGGTTGCTGGTGTCCGTCAGGCAGTGCCAAACGGACAGTGTCATCCGGCATATCCAGAAATGACGGCTGGCAGGCATTTAACGGCTCAATTTTAATATCTTCAGCCTTGGGTTCAATATACTGGCTGATATTTGCCATTACAGATGAAATAGCCCCGCTCAGGTCCTTTTTTTCAAGGCTTTGGCTGTTAGCTATAAGATAGGCTTTAAAATCCAGCACTTTGGCGATGGAACGCAGATTTTTCTTGGCCAAATCCGCCTCAGATTTGCGGGGCAGGATAACCACTTCAGCTGTATCCGGCGGATAAGCTTCTGCCGAACCCCAAAGGGGGAAAATACTAAAATTTTTAAGCCGCAACTGCATGGCAAACGCCTCGGCAATATTGGGGTATTCACTGGCAATGCGTATGCGGGTAGTGCAGGCAGACAGTGCTGCCAGACTGTCATACCGGCTATTAATAGCCGTAGCGGCATATAACGCGCCATGCCCGTAGCCCAGATTTTTCAGCTTGATTATATTGCTGGAGGGATAGCGTGAAGTCAGCTCGGTAAGCCAGTCTGCTCCGCATACACCCAAATCATAGTTGCCTATGGCCAGCTGAATGGGTATGTCTTTCTCGTGAAATATCTTGGCGGACATTTTAGGATTTGAGACAGATTTGAAGCAATAGATTTTAGCTTTATCCATGTATCCGTCAAGCCCCCACTGGCTTTTCTCCAGCAGGGTTTTGGTATCACCAAGCAATCTGCCCTTTGGCAGAGCCACTCTAAGCATCTTCTTCACCGTTTAACAAGTAAATAACCTCAGACTGTTCTTTAAGCTCTAAAGTTTTGTCTTCAATCAGGTCTGTTACCTCGTAGCAATCTTCAGCTTTGACGGTTACTGCCCAGCCATAGGCTGCCGTATCCACACCGGGGTAAAAAAGCTCGGCGCTTATACCGCACTCGCGGATAAGGTTAGCTATTTCATAGGCATTCTTAAGGTTATCACCCTGGTATTTAATAAGTATCTTTTCTTCAACCATATCGTACATATCTTCAGCATCTATCATGGGGATAAGACGGTTCAGATACAAAGCAAACCCGGCCGCCGGCTTATCAGGTCCGCCCAGCAGAGGTATCAGTTTATCATAGCGGCCGCCGCCGCCTACATGTTCGCCGTTTACAAACAGGTGGAAAATTACACCGGTATAGTATTCAAAACCCTTGCCGGATGCAAGGTCTATCTGATAGCTGACACCCAGTTTATCCAGCACGTCCACCCCGGCAATGAAATCATTAAGGGGTTCTTCCAGCTCGCCGCCTGCGGTACCGGCCATGGCCATCACATTTTTCAGGAAAGAGGCTGAAGTGCCTTTATTTTCCATAAGCAGTTTCAGGGTGCGGAAAAGTTCTGGCTTTTCGGTTTCAAGCCTGCTCATCAGGGCAATATCTCCGTCCAGCAGCTGGTCAAATATTTTATGCTGTTCATCAGCATTCGGCTCAAGCTGGGCCAGCACCGCTTTTATAAGCTGGGCATGTGAAAGCCTTAGCTCCACGTCTTCAAAACCCAGTCTGGCAAGGGTTTCCAGCGCCAGCGTAATCAGCTCGGCATTGGCTTCAGGGCTGGTAACCCCTATCAGTTCAGCTCCCAGTTGCCAGTTTTCGCGGGATTTTTTGCCCGTTTCATCAAAACGGAAAATACTGGAGGTGTAACAAAGACGGGCAACATCCATTTCCTGCAGGCTGTCAATATACAGTCTGGCAGCAGGTATAGTGCCATCCGGGCGTAAAACCACTCTTTCACCGCTCCAGCCGTCCCAATCCAAAAAGGAATACACCCTTTTTAACATCTGGGGGGTAAGTGTGCCGCTGGAAGTAAACAGACTCAGATATTCAAGCATGGGGGTACGCACTTCTTCGTATCCCCAGGTGATGCAACTGTCATGGAAAATGCTCTCTATATACCTGAACCGAAGCATATCTTCGGGCAATAAATCGCTGCAACCTTTACAACGCGCAATCATAGTCTTCTACTCCATTTTATGTTAGTGTGTAGATTTTACAATACCCGGCGTGACCAATCAAATAATAGTCAAACCATTGAAATATTATACCTTAAAGCAATATACTTTAGGCGTCTGGTGTGGCAGGTGAAGGAGAAAAAATGAGCTGGTATTGGATAGCCTCTTTAATCGTCATAGTTGTTCTGATAATTATTTTTGTGGTGAATCAAGTAGTCAGTGCCCACCTGAAACAGGCTGCTACAGGTAAAGAAGAACTATATGGCAAGAAAGCTTTGGTAAAAACCCCGCTTAACCCCGAAGGCAAGGTGCTGTATGATGGGGAAATATGGGCAGCACATATTGAAAACGGTTCTGCCGAAGTGGGGCAGGAAGTAGTTATAGTCCGGCTGGAAGGACTTAAGTTGTATGTCAAGATGGAAAGGAGTGAATAAATGGAGGAAACCTTAAACACCTTAATTACTGTTGGTGTGGTTCTGGTTGTACTGTTGCTTATACTCAGTATGGCCATCAAGGTAGTTACCGAGTATGAAAGGGGTGTCATATTCCGTCTGGGCCGTCTTATCGGCGGCAAAGGGCCGGGTTTATTCTTCCTTATACCCTTTGTAGACCGCATGGTAAAGGTTGACCTTCGGGTAGTTACTATGGATGTACCCGGACAGGAAGTTATCACCCGTGACAACGTAACCGTACGGGTTAACGCCGTAGTCTATTTCAGAGTGGTAGACCCTGAAGCCTCAGTGGTCAAGGTAGTAGACCATTTCCGGGCAACTTCGCAGATTTCACAGACTACTCTTAGAAATGTACTAGGCCAGTCCGAACTTGACGAATTGCTCTCTCAGCGCGAAAAACTGAACCAGATACTTCAGCAGATTATAGACGAAGCAACTGCCCCCTGGGGTATCAAGGTCAGTATTGTGGAAATAAAAGAAGTGGAACTGCCCGAAGCTATGAAACGTTCCATGGCTGCGCAGGCGGAAGCTGAACGCGTACGCCGTGCCAAGATTATTCATGCCGAAGGTGAAATGCAGGCTTCCCAGAAACTGGCTCAGGCCGGCAAAGTTATTGCCCAAGAACCGGTCAGCCTGCAGTTGCGTTATCTGCAAACTATGACCGAAATCGCTTCCGAACATTCCAATACCATTATATTCCCCGTACCCATAGACCTTATCAGTATGTTTATGGACAAAGGGAAGGGCATGACAAACCCAAAAACTGAAAAAGATACCAAAGAATAGTCTTAACCCTCGAAGAAATCAGAAGGCCTGCCTTTTGGGCAGGCCTTTTTGAATAAAGATATATAAATATCACACAGCATGCCGCAGGCTTACGTCACCGGCCACTATATGTACCAGATTGCCGTCCGCCAGCCGAATTTTAAGGCTTCCGTCTGAGGCTACCGTTTCCACAATACCGCTATAAATATCTTTGCCGCTGGTTACATCTACTTCTTTACCCAGCGTAATCAGCCGTTTTTTCCACATCTCAAAAACACATTTCCCGTGTTCATTCAGGTCAAGGTATAGCCTTTCAAACTCGTGCAAAAAGCTTAGTATCAGTTTCTCACGGCTGACAGGTTTACCTGTATGGTTTATCAGGCTGGTAGCAATATCTTTCAGTTCAGGATAATCCTGCATATCAGCGTTTACATTTATACCCAGCCCCACCACGCTGAAATTCACCTGCCCGTCCCGGATATCATTTTCCACCAGCATGCCGCAAACTTTCTTGCCGTTTATCAGGATATCATTCGGCCATTTCAGCTCGGTCATTATGCCGGTGGTATCTTGTATAGCGAAGCTGATTGCCAGTGAAGCGGCCATTATCAGGCGTGAAATCTCAGTCTGACTGGGACGCAGTATAAACGACATATATATATTACCCTGAGGCGATACCCATAGTCTTTTCAGCCTGCCATGTCCATCAGTCTGCCTTTCAGTTATTATTACAGTACCGTCACCCGCACCCTTGCGGGCCATCTCCATAGCTACTATCTGGGTAGATGCGGTTTCCGGCAAATATATTATTTCCCTGCCCATGAAACAAGTGCGCAGGTTATTTTGTATATCATTTAGGGAAATACAAGCTGTATTCATATATTTCTCCATATAACCTTAAGTATCTGGACTTTATAGCCGAGACCGTTATATTATACAACAACAGGCACATCGGGGGAGTAAACTGCTATGCCGTCCAACCCTCTGGAAGAATATAATCGCAAGCGTAATTTTGCTCAAACTGCCGAACCATCAGGAGTAAAAAGCGTACCCTCTGACAAGCCCGTATTTGTTATTCAAAAACATCTTGCCAGCCATCTGCATTATGATTTCAGATTGGAAATTGATGGGGTATTAAAATCATGGGCTATTCCCAAAGGACCTTCTGCCAATCCCAAAGAAAAACGATTGGCGGTTGCTACCGAAGACCACCCTATGCAGTACGCATCTTTTGAAGGGGTAATACCCGAAGGGGAATATGGTGCGGGCAAAGTGATAGTGTGGGACAAAGGCACTTTTGGCAACCTGAAGGAGGGTAAAACACTGGCTGAGTCTTATGATACAGGGCATTTGGTTATAAACCTTCAGGGTAAAAAACTGAAAGGCGGATATTCGCTTTTACGGACCAAAATGGGCTGGCTGATGGTGAAGATGGAAGATGCATTTGCTGACCGTTTGTCAGATATACTTAACGAACAACCGGCTTCGGTAATAACTGGTAAACTGGTAGAAGAAATTATTTAATACAGGCTAAGTGTCTGCATATACCGGGGAGTAAACTGATGTACGTAGTAGAAACACACGGCATATCCAAAATATATGGATGCAACGTTATTGTAGATAATCTATCCCTTAGCCTTGAGCAAGGGCAGATTATGGGGCTGATTGGACCTAACGGGGCAGGCAAAACTACAACTCTGCGCATGATGATGGATATTATCAAGCCTGACAGCGGGAAAGTGCTTATACTGGGTGAGCAAATGAATGCTGATGCCCAGAACCATATCGGTTATCTGCCTGAAGAACGGGGTCTTTACCGCAAACAGAAAATCATAGATTCTCTGGTATATCTGGCCAGTCTTAAAGGCATGAACCCTGTCGTTGCCAGAACCAGAGCTATGGAGTTATTGGAAAAAGTGGGTCTTTCAGCCCATGCCGAAAAAAAGGTGGAACAGCTTTCGCATGGCATGGGGCAACTGGTACAGCTGGTCTCCACCATTATCCATGACCCAGTTCTAATGATAATAGACGAGCCTTTTAACGGGCTGGATCCGGTAAATGTCCAACTGGTAAAAGACCTGATGCTGGAACTGCGTAGCCAAAACAAATCACTTATCCTTTCTACTCACCGTATGAATGAAGTAGAGGAAATGTGTGACCGTATTTGCATGCTTAACAAAGGCCAGCAGGTGCTGTACGGCAATCTGCTTGATATTAAAAACCGCTATCGCAGCAATACGCTTGAGGTAGATTATGAAGGCGAGTTTCCTCCCCTATCTAACGTCAGTGATACCAAAGCGGCAAACGGCAAAGCCCATATTATATTAAACGGGAGCACTACTGCCCAAGATGTGCTGGTGCAACTGGTTAAAAGCGGGCTGGTTATACACCG
Protein-coding sequences here:
- the hisG gene encoding ATP phosphoribosyltransferase translates to MLRVALPKGRLLGDTKTLLEKSQWGLDGYMDKAKIYCFKSVSNPKMSAKIFHEKDIPIQLAIGNYDLGVCGADWLTELTSRYPSSNIIKLKNLGYGHGALYAATAINSRYDSLAALSACTTRIRIASEYPNIAEAFAMQLRLKNFSIFPLWGSAEAYPPDTAEVVILPRKSEADLAKKNLRSIAKVLDFKAYLIANSQSLEKKDLSGAISSVMANISQYIEPKAEDIKIEPLNACQPSFLDMPDDTVRLALPDGHQQPHVRKILDAAGISIEDYPSASGNHRPAFGINGIAVKVIRPQDMPIQVANGNFDLAITGRDWLTDHLYQFPTSPVKELLDLKYGWVKLVAVVHNDVPVANLEELKNYCGNREMRIASEYTNISDFYARSNHLGHYRIVPTWGATEAFLPEDADMLVENTETGGTIARHNLKIIDTLFESTACVIANYQSVVSAAKSERINKVINMLKKALEA
- a CDS encoding ATP phosphoribosyltransferase regulatory subunit yields the protein MIARCKGCSDLLPEDMLRFRYIESIFHDSCITWGYEEVRTPMLEYLSLFTSSGTLTPQMLKRVYSFLDWDGWSGERVVLRPDGTIPAARLYIDSLQEMDVARLCYTSSIFRFDETGKKSRENWQLGAELIGVTSPEANAELITLALETLARLGFEDVELRLSHAQLIKAVLAQLEPNADEQHKIFDQLLDGDIALMSRLETEKPELFRTLKLLMENKGTSASFLKNVMAMAGTAGGELEEPLNDFIAGVDVLDKLGVSYQIDLASGKGFEYYTGVIFHLFVNGEHVGGGGRYDKLIPLLGGPDKPAAGFALYLNRLIPMIDAEDMYDMVEEKILIKYQGDNLKNAYEIANLIRECGISAELFYPGVDTAAYGWAVTVKAEDCYEVTDLIEDKTLELKEQSEVIYLLNGEEDA
- a CDS encoding NfeD family protein, yielding MSWYWIASLIVIVVLIIIFVVNQVVSAHLKQAATGKEELYGKKALVKTPLNPEGKVLYDGEIWAAHIENGSAEVGQEVVIVRLEGLKLYVKMERSE
- a CDS encoding slipin family protein; this translates as MEETLNTLITVGVVLVVLLLILSMAIKVVTEYERGVIFRLGRLIGGKGPGLFFLIPFVDRMVKVDLRVVTMDVPGQEVITRDNVTVRVNAVVYFRVVDPEASVVKVVDHFRATSQISQTTLRNVLGQSELDELLSQREKLNQILQQIIDEATAPWGIKVSIVEIKEVELPEAMKRSMAAQAEAERVRRAKIIHAEGEMQASQKLAQAGKVIAQEPVSLQLRYLQTMTEIASEHSNTIIFPVPIDLISMFMDKGKGMTNPKTEKDTKE
- a CDS encoding biotin--[acetyl-CoA-carboxylase] ligase; this encodes MNTACISLNDIQNNLRTCFMGREIIYLPETASTQIVAMEMARKGAGDGTVIITERQTDGHGRLKRLWVSPQGNIYMSFILRPSQTEISRLIMAASLAISFAIQDTTGIMTELKWPNDILINGKKVCGMLVENDIRDGQVNFSVVGLGINVNADMQDYPELKDIATSLINHTGKPVSREKLILSFLHEFERLYLDLNEHGKCVFEMWKKRLITLGKEVDVTSGKDIYSGIVETVASDGSLKIRLADGNLVHIVAGDVSLRHAV
- a CDS encoding DNA polymerase ligase N-terminal domain-containing protein, whose product is MPSNPLEEYNRKRNFAQTAEPSGVKSVPSDKPVFVIQKHLASHLHYDFRLEIDGVLKSWAIPKGPSANPKEKRLAVATEDHPMQYASFEGVIPEGEYGAGKVIVWDKGTFGNLKEGKTLAESYDTGHLVINLQGKKLKGGYSLLRTKMGWLMVKMEDAFADRLSDILNEQPASVITGKLVEEII
- a CDS encoding ABC transporter ATP-binding protein; its protein translation is MYVVETHGISKIYGCNVIVDNLSLSLEQGQIMGLIGPNGAGKTTTLRMMMDIIKPDSGKVLILGEQMNADAQNHIGYLPEERGLYRKQKIIDSLVYLASLKGMNPVVARTRAMELLEKVGLSAHAEKKVEQLSHGMGQLVQLVSTIIHDPVLMIIDEPFNGLDPVNVQLVKDLMLELRSQNKSLILSTHRMNEVEEMCDRICMLNKGQQVLYGNLLDIKNRYRSNTLEVDYEGEFPPLSNVSDTKAANGKAHIILNGSTTAQDVLVQLVKSGLVIHRFEIATPTLNDIFISIAGKKNV